The following is a genomic window from Ictalurus furcatus strain D&B chromosome 14, Billie_1.0, whole genome shotgun sequence.
aatagtgtgtgtgcgtgtgtgtgttgcactgcATAGTCAATACACTTTGGCAGAGGTACGATAAGGTtaatcttgttttgttttttttccccctgcttgGTCACACTTGTAAACAAGGCCAAGTCTCTTCTGGATGCAAGAAAATAAACGATGAGCTAAATGGTCCCACGAATGTCACATAGGCTTTTTAAGACCTTGGCCGcgggggggtggtggtggtgggggtggggtggaggtggtgggggtggggtagATAGCTAATGACTCAGATCACGAGCTAAAATGGATTACATGCATCCAGTGCAGTGCAGACTCAACACTGAACAAAATGATCCATCATTTCTAACATGtaatgtaactctaaatggataaaactattatgtgttttaataaaaaaaaaaaaaagtgcaatcgttggaaaattgctgttgtataagaagaatacaacacttcagtatgtgctgttataggaaaataatcacctttaGGATGGTAACAGtatctccacttcatcacaccaacccgttgttgattattttactctaaCAGCAGCACACAGAGTGTTTACTGCCTTTATTCTAAGTGTTATTAGGTCATAAGGCTCTGGGGCGGCTGtgggtcaggtggtagagcgggttgtccgctaatcggagggttggcagtttgattcctggcccacgtgactccataCACCGATGTGTCCttgtgcaagacactgaaccccaagttgctcccgatggaaagctagcgtcttgcatggcagctctgctaccgttggtgtgtgtgtgaatgggtgaatgagaaccagtgtaaagcactttgtagaactgctaagtttctaaaaaaaaaaaaaagctggaccATTTACCAGACCATAAGGTGGAACAGCCAGTCATGTTCCAATATGTAAATGCTGACACACCTTTGTCACTCTAGATGGGTGGAGCATGTTGGATTGAGGATGGTTACCATTTGTATATTCATAGATTTTGGATTGATTTCTTCTTTATCTTATTCTTTATCTGACTTTTtctattcaattttatttgtatagcgttttttacaatagacattgtctcaaagcagctttacagaaacatataaacacggtatacagatattaaaggtgcgaatttatcccaattgagcgagccggtggcgacggtggcgaggaaaaactccctaagatgttaagaggaagaaaccttgagaggaacccgactcagaagggaacccgtcctcatctgagtaacgacggatagtgtgaaaaagttcattatggttttatatgaagtctgtttggccttagaagcagccgtagtcccagcagtctggaattggagtagtttagagctccatccagaggtaggacatccgaaacggatcaggcaggtccggagagcagagaggatcaggatctctagtatctccagaaaatcgtgtgtggctcgacagaaggagagagggagagaaaagattattaggactgtgcttagcgtaacaaaGTCTACTCAAtataggcttgagtaaacaaatacgttttaagcctagacttaaacactgagactgtgtctgagacccgaacactaataggaagactgttccataactgtggggctctataagagaaagctcttccccctgctgtagccttcactattcaaggtaccaacaaatagcctgcatcttttgatctaagtaggcgtggcggatcatagaaaaccaaaaggtcgattagatactgtggcgcgagaccgtttagtgctttataagttaataatagtattttataatcaatgcaaggTTTTACTgcgagccaatgcagtgtggataagatcggggtgatgtggtcgtatcttctggttctagaaaggactctagcagctgcaaatcacaatTTCATTCGAAATATTTTTCAAGTGCACGAGCCTCAAAACAGGATATGGGTGACTTTAAAGAATCGAATCgtatctttttgtttgttttgtcaagTGTTCAGGAGATGCATTCAAATCAAAttcatatctgtttttttttttatttactctgaATTGCAGATAGGAAAACTCAAAACTACTGAATTCAGCATGTAACACGAAATCAACGTGACTGCTCACACCATAACGTTCCGCTGTCCATGAGATATGAGATAGTCGTGTTATGTTTAGATCAGTCAACGTGCACATGCAGTTGTTTGTGAACTCTATAGCATCGACTGCGCATGGTTAGGTAGCTGGTGGCTAACAAAAGGTGAGCTTTCGTGGAGTTTTCGCACTTGCGAAAGCGCTGAAGTCGGAAATAATGGACTTGCACATTTTGTCTGGCTTTTAACGTCTTTCCGACCTGTACAGTCATCTCTTTTTGGAGTTTTTAACGCCTCGACTGACCATCTACTACGCTGTGCTATGCTAATGGTCTTCACATTTTCTCTCCTCTCGGGTTACGGTGCCAAAATAATTCCAGGAGAATTCTCACATTTAACAATACACACTTTAGATCATTTTCACACGTAATTATTGAAGCTTGACTTCTCATAAAAAGGAGCTATGGAGAGAAATACCATAAATAAAGCGTCACTTTCCTCATAGCTAACTCCCAATAAATTCCCATCTTTCCCTTTGAATGCCGGGATTGGATAACCTGCTAGAGGGGATGTGTTACAGAagcatgtttagaaaactagagCTGCTGAACTCTGGGCATTCCCCCCCAAACCATACATTTATTGGCTCTGCTCCAGTACTCAGCATTTTTCTGCAAGTTGACAATCTTGGTTCTTTGTAGAACTGTAGAACAGACACTTTCTCTGTCAGAACCACTTCAAGAGACCAAGAACAATAAAGTTTGTATGTATGAGGTGACTGCTTCTTGAGATTTTGGACTAAAGTCTCTTGTTGTGTTTCTTCCCAGGTTATGGCCATGCAGCTCCAGGAACCGACGCGGGGAAGGCGTTCTGCATGTTCTACGCGGTTCTGGGAATCCCCCTGACGCTAGTGATGTTCCAGAGCCTGGGTGAGCGCATGAACACCTTCGTCAAGTACCTGCTGAAGCGCATCAAGAAGTGCTGCGGGATGCGCATCACCGATGTGTCCATGGAGAACATGGTGACGGTCGGGTTCTTCTCGTGCATGGGAACGCTGTGCATCGGCGCCGCCGCCTTCTCGCACTACGAGGACTGGAGCTTCTTCCAGTCGTACTACTACTGCTTCATCACGCTCACCACCATCGGATTTGGCGATTTCGTGGCGCTGCAGAAGAACCGGGCTCTGCAGAGAAAACCTTTGTATGTGGCCTTCAGCTTTATGTACATCCTGGTGGGGCTGACCGTCATCGGAGCCTTCCTCAACCTGGTGGTGCTGCGCTTCCTCACCATGAACAGCGAAGACGAGCGGCGGGATGCCGAGGAACGGGCCTCGTTGGCTGGAAACAGGAGCAGTGTCATTGTTCATGTCCAGGAAGATGTGATGCCCGGTCGGATCCACCAAAGGAGGCGAAATCGGGACCAGTACAGATCAGAAGTCGCTGATCTGCAGTCGGTCTGCTCCTGCATGCAGTATCACTCGCACGATTTCGGCAGCTCGGCCATGCTGGcgggagaaggaggaggaagaggggggtTGGGGTTGGGAGGAAGGCCGTTCGCGCACCAGAACTCCTTCACGTGCCAGCCGAGATACTTCCACTCGCCGGTGACGTACCACATCGAGGAGATTTCACCGAGCGCGCTGAAGAACAGCTTCCTGCCCTCCCCTATCAGCTCCGTTTCCCCCGGCTTGCACAGCTTCACGGACAATTCGCGCCTGATGAGGAGACGCAAGTCCATCTGAACAGGAAATCTCCCCGGGGCAACGGACCACGCCCACACACTCTTCCTGATTTTCAATAACCAGGgtatttattcagaaacacacacacacacacaataaagctGCTCCTTAACCAAAATCTCATTTTTTCCACTCTTCTCAGTTGTTGTTTGGTTCTCATGATGAGATGTGTGCCCCAggctaatatattattataatatacaggGAGCGTAAATAGGGGATGAAATCCGATCAAACTCAATGAGTCTCTTAATAAAGGATGAAAAGCATGAAGCAtggaattttatttttcctcagaAACTCATTTATCTGTACACTCTACATTAGCGGGCTGCTGTTTGGCCTTTTTGTTTTGAGCAACTCCAAGAAACCAGGCTCGAATTTTACGGCCTGACCTTCTTATCACACCAGACGATGCACACTCGAGCTTCAGCTacaatacagagggagagattattttttacagggagagaaaaaattattatgttttatCTCTAGAGATGTCTTCACGTTGAGGGGAATCTCAAGTGCCACACACTactgaatgagaaaaaaaaaaaaaaatgttcggACTATCGGGACTTACTTTTGAGGAcgattttctttttctattatatttagaaaaatatgAAGATGAgacactgatttatttaaataaatgccatgccaaaatattattgtcaATCCTAGCATGTGCATTAGTTGTCATTTGATGTGTGTtacatcattgttttttttttttctgtttttttttttttctcgttagttttattattttttttccgttttgtttttcttatttaaatgcCATTTCCTAGAGGGAggttttgtaaaaatgtatgtatatgtagttTTCCAGCTGTGTAATATACAGAGGTGATTTGGAAAAAGagcgaaaggagagagaagTCTTCAGGCTTTGCCTGTTCAATAAAAAGTTAATAATTTGCATGTGCTTTGTTAAAACTGGTATGCATAATCTGTCaaaaaaggggtggggggggggggggtggggggggtggggatTAACAATAGCAGCCTTGCCAATGGTTTGAAAAGCAAATAATCCTTTAagtttattttctaaaaaataaaattgttatttttgttcctCTCAAAGATGTCCGGTCATGAAACTGCTCCTAATCACGCCATTGGATTATCACTCCAATGACCTTTATGTAAAGGATATCTGGATGCACACTAGCATTGTGTTCTTAATAACatgttaataatacatttagaaagaaacacatgtacatatacaggGGAGGACAGTAGCTCCGGCACTCTGGACAAACTTGTTCGTCTCCtggatattcttttttttttttttttttttttgatttttttattcgTAGCCGCTCTACAGACTTACAGATTTAAAAACCTGAAAAACTTTATTGCTGTCCgcaaaataaaaagtttgaattagatgtgtgtgtttaaaccgTACACACTTCACGGTGATGTGCCGCACCTCACTGCTACAAGTATAGCGCATGTTACACGTTCCCATatcccaccacctgctgcactacacgcAGCGGCCGAGACACACGATCTGATTAACTGTAATAATCATGGTCGTAATGCAATTGATTCGTACCGCATTTTCATTCAAAAGTGCTACAAAGCAAAAATAAGAGGCCATTATAAAACCAAGCCAAAGCATTTGGAAGGCACAAAACAGAAAA
Proteins encoded in this region:
- the kcnk9 gene encoding potassium channel subfamily K member 9, which translates into the protein MALRAGATCIGHVLRRVPRLHGSRSRRSSSLLCLSLSHDRDPGTLDCKRPCQSFPDCHCRHCPYRCRRALPADPRGHEPHAGWFRGAMKRQNVRTLSLIVCTFTYLLVGAAVFDALESDFEMREKEQLQAEEKRLQGKYNISEDDYRKLETIIMEAEPHRAGVQWKFAGSFYFAITVITTIGYGHAAPGTDAGKAFCMFYAVLGIPLTLVMFQSLGERMNTFVKYLLKRIKKCCGMRITDVSMENMVTVGFFSCMGTLCIGAAAFSHYEDWSFFQSYYYCFITLTTIGFGDFVALQKNRALQRKPLYVAFSFMYILVGLTVIGAFLNLVVLRFLTMNSEDERRDAEERASLAGNRSSVIVHVQEDVMPGRIHQRRRNRDQYRSEVADLQSVCSCMQYHSHDFGSSAMLAGEGGGRGGLGLGGRPFAHQNSFTCQPRYFHSPVTYHIEEISPSALKNSFLPSPISSVSPGLHSFTDNSRLMRRRKSI